The sequence CGGTCGACCGCATCGACAACCACGAGAGGTGGGCCGACGACATCGAGGAGACCCAGGGCTCCCGGCCCGACTACCCGATCATCGGCGACGCCGACTTCAACGTGTCGAAGCTCTACGGGATGCTGCCGGCGAGCGTCTCCGGAGACCCGGCGAAGCGCACGCCGGCGGACAACATGACCGTCCGCAACGTCTTCGTGATCGGCCCGGACAGGAAGATCAAGCTGATCCTCGTGTACCCGATGACGACCGGCCGGAATTTCGACGAGGTGCTGCGGGTGATCGACTCGCTGCAGCTCACCGCGAAGCACCGGGTCGCGACGCCGGTCAACTGGAAGCAGGGCGAGGATGTGATCATCGCCGGCTCGGTGTCCGACGACGAGGCGCAGCAGATCTTCCCGGGCTACAGCGCGCCGAAGCCCTACCTGCGCATCACCCCGCAGCCGCGGTAGTGGACGCAGCAGCTCCTCGCGGCCGGCCGCGAGGAGCTGCCGCGGTCCGCCGGCGTGGGGCCCTGAGGTGATGCGCCGGACCTCGTGGCATACTGCCGCGATGGCCGGGCACGACCCCAAGGCGGACCTTCTCCGCTCCCTGCAGGCCGCTCGCGAGGCCCTGCTCTGGAAGCTCGACGGGCTGTCGGAGTACGACGTCCGGCGGCCGATGACCCCGACCGGGACCAACCTGCTCGGGCTCGTCAAGCACGTGGCCAACGTCGAGTTCGGCTAC comes from Candidatus Dormiibacterota bacterium and encodes:
- a CDS encoding peroxiredoxin; its protein translation is MQLGDTAPDFEADTTQGRIKFHDWIGDSWAVLFSHPKDFTPVCTTELGYMARISPEFERRNVKVIGLSVDRIDNHERWADDIEETQGSRPDYPIIGDADFNVSKLYGMLPASVSGDPAKRTPADNMTVRNVFVIGPDRKIKLILVYPMTTGRNFDEVLRVIDSLQLTAKHRVATPVNWKQGEDVIIAGSVSDDEAQQIFPGYSAPKPYLRITPQPR